The Synchiropus splendidus isolate RoL2022-P1 chromosome 1, RoL_Sspl_1.0, whole genome shotgun sequence genome includes a window with the following:
- the chaf1a gene encoding chromatin assembly factor 1 subunit A isoform X3, with amino-acid sequence MNCKSKPSANKKLVQARLPFKRLNPEPKDNELPKRPSAPACVEPGVSDGENENGSSPSVFNGPPLVNGQGPLDCFFSHKKPASSNENIIDLTEDGLSSPAKRSDVPVSRCTPTKDKTTFPEKLVAEPTKSENDDCIEDEDNKDMDTKDQSTISLLETTQESDGEQGEQNESGNISSFGNHSMLSATSHSSLSDSSPEKTKTDEPATVPTKSATTPDKSLEQKQVRRRSSKSLKEQQERLRLREEKERLKEEAKAAKEKKRQEIRRLKEEKEKERREKKERDEREKREKKEREEKEKAEKLKAKEEQRKSKLEAIAEQKRKKEEEKKMKEEEKRVKEEEKRMKEEKDRLKAEKAEITRFLQKHKTLQSPKTLATACGKFAPFEIKDNMCMAPLCRVQCENSVLEELDQYLLKPSDKLGGIKGWISQKPRRSGPTRPKRPKVLDNCIQIHGPKAEGVPDRKHYGSMKLLHFHENYRPAYWGTWTKKSSVISARCPLKQDKVLLDYEVDSDEEWEEEEPGESLSHSEGEDEEEGGEDDEDDDGFFVPHGYLSDDEGALEEEDGGDLEKQKLQQKLRAREWDELMSTKKKMKVLEPVVRGCHWEGEDPGLDVFQSYAMVLVEPLPKADNSPSPDAESKKSQREEQLLRKLLPLLHGNFNSSKVIIHEFQEFCRQETTSSSPSEMLSPQSPETVPARKLKRLIKNNAVYEKRSAYRRPCWYVYTEVLARWGMEALPVPCQWTYITTGAREEPRDESQAATGSHGNSPTTPQTSSATASSSKRKSTGSMSITKFMKRCNDPEQRVATDTDGFQADAADDEEDCMIVEAHSGPTKEKQSMEESMEVAPSETAALPESNAAMV; translated from the exons ATGAACTGTAAATCGAAACCCAGTGCCAACAAGAAACTTGTACAAG CTCGTCTCCCCTTCAAGCGCTTGAATCCAGAACCAAAAGACAACGAGTTGCCCAAGCGCCCATCTGCACCTGCCTGTGTAGAACCTGGTGTGTCAGATGGAGAAAATGAGAATGGCTCGTCTCCGTCGGTGTTTAATGGACCACCCTTGGTTAATGGCCAGGGCCCACTAGATTGTTTCTTTAGTCACAAGAAGCCTGCCAGCTCAAATGAGAACATTATTGACTTGACTGAGGACGGTCTGTCATCGCCGGCAAAACGTTCAGATGTGCCTGTCTCTCGCTGCACCCCAACAAAGGACAAAAccacatttcctgaaaagttggtCGCTGAACCTACGAAATCAGAAAACGATGACTGCATAGAAGATGAGGACAATAAAGACATGGACACTAAGGATCAGTCAACCATCTCCCTTCTGGAAACAACTCAGGAATCTGATGGTGAACAAGGGGAGCAGAACGAGTCTGGCAATATTTCTAGTTTTGGGAATCATTCGATGTTGTCAGCTACATCGCACAGCTCCTTGTCTGACAGCTCGCCTGAGAAAACCAAGACGGATGAACCTGCCACTGTACCTACA AAGTCGGCGACAACACCAGACAAATCTTTAGAACAGAAACAAGTGAGAAGACGCTCCTCAAAG aGCTTGAAAGAACAGCAAGAAAGGCTTCGGCTGCGGGAGGAGAAGGAACGACTGAAAGAAGAAGCTAAAGCTGCAAAAGAGAAGAAACGTCAAGAAATCCGCCGGCtaaaggaggagaaagagaaggaaaggCGTGAGAAAAAGGAGAGAGATGAAAGAGAGAAGCGTGAGAAAaaggagagggaggaaaaggaaaaagcaGAGAAGTTGAAGGCAAAGGAAGAGCAACGGAAATCGAAGTTGGA AGCCATTGCtgagcagaagagaaagaaagaggaggaaaagaagatgaaggaggaagaaaagcgcgtgaaggaggaagaaaagcgcatgaaggaagagaaagat CGCCTTAAAGCAGAGAAAGCAGAAATCACCAGGTTTCTACAGAAACACAAGACACTGCAGTCTCCCAAA ACTTTGGCAACAGCATGTGGGAAGTTTGCACCGTTCGAGATAAAAGACAACATGTGTATGGCGCCGCTGTGTCGGGTACAGTGTGAGAACTCTGTCCTTGAGGAACTGGATCAATATCTGTTGAAACCGAGTGACAAACTAGGAGGCATTAAAGGTTGGATCAGCCAGAAACCCCGGCGTTCCGGTCCTACCAGACCCAAAAGGCCCAAAGTGCTTGA TAACTGCATACAGATTCATGGGCCCAAAGCTGAGGGTGTGCCTGACCGAAAACATTATGGCTCCATGAAACTGCTGCATTTTCATGAAAACTATCGTCCGGCTTACTGGGGAACATGGACAAAGAAAAGTTCTGTGATCTCTGCACGCTGCCCCTTGAAACAAGACAAG GTGTTGTTAGACTATGAGGTGGACAGCGATGAAGAGTGGGAGGAAGAAGAGCCCGGAGAGTCCCTCTCTCATAGTGAAGGG gaagatgaggaggagggaggtgaagatgatgaagatgatgatggcttCTTTGTTCCTCATGGTTACCTCTCGGATGATGAAGGGGCACTGGAAGAAGAG GATGGCGGTGACCTGGAGAAGCAAAAGCTGCAGCAGAAACTGAGAGCCAGGGAGTGGGATGAGCTGATGTCCaccaagaagaagatgaaggtgcTTGAGCCTGTGGTGAGGGGCTGCCACTGGGAGGGGGAGGACCCTGGTCTAGATGTCTTCCAGTCTTATGCCATGGTGCTGGTGGAGCCTCTACCTAAAGCAGACAACAGCCCCAGTCCTGATGCTGAGTCCAAGAAAAGTCAGCGAGAAGAACAGT TGCTCAGAAAGCTGCTGCCTCTTCTTCATGGGAACTTCAACAGCTCCAAAGTGATCATTCATGAGTTTCAGGAGTTTTGTCGTCAGGAGACCACATCGTCTTCGCCTTCTGAGATGTTAAGTCCCCAGAGTCCTGAGACTGTTCCTGCCAG GAAGCTGAAGCGCCTCATCAAGAACAATGCTGTCTATGAGAAGCGCTCGGCCTACAGACGGCCGTGCTGGTACGTTTACACGGAGGTTTTGGCCCGGTGGGGCATGGAAGCTCTCCCGGTGCCGTGCCAGTGGACCTACATCACCACCGGTGCCCGGGAAGAGCCCCGTGATGAGTCGCAGGCGGCCACAGGCTCCCATGGAAACTCTCCCACAACACCCCAGACCTCCTCCGCCACAGCTTCATCCTCGAAACGAAAAAGCACTGGAAGCATGTCCATCACAAAGTTCATGAAGCGATGCAATGATCCGGAACAGAGAGTAGCAACAGATACGGATGGTTTTCAAGCAGACGCAGCGGACGATGAAGAGGATTGCATGATCGTTGAAGCTCACAGTG GCCCCACCAAAGAGAAGCAGTCGATGGAGGAGTCGATGGAAGTTGCTCCCTCTGAGACGGCGGCTCTCCCTGAGTCCAATGCTGCTATGGTTTGA
- the chaf1a gene encoding chromatin assembly factor 1 subunit A isoform X1: MEASEAITNKWRATGMNCKSKPSANKKLVQARLPFKRLNPEPKDNELPKRPSAPACVEPGVSDGENENGSSPSVFNGPPLVNGQGPLDCFFSHKKPASSNENIIDLTEDGLSSPAKRSDVPVSRCTPTKDKTTFPEKLVAEPTKSENDDCIEDEDNKDMDTKDQSTISLLETTQESDGEQGEQNESGNISSFGNHSMLSATSHSSLSDSSPEKTKTDEPATVPTKSATTPDKSLEQKQVRRRSSKSLKEQQERLRLREEKERLKEEAKAAKEKKRQEIRRLKEEKEKERREKKERDEREKREKKEREEKEKAEKLKAKEEQRKSKLEAIAEQKRKKEEEKKMKEEEKRVKEEEKRMKEEKDRLKAEKAEITRFLQKHKTLQSPKTLATACGKFAPFEIKDNMCMAPLCRVQCENSVLEELDQYLLKPSDKLGGIKGWISQKPRRSGPTRPKRPKVLDNCIQIHGPKAEGVPDRKHYGSMKLLHFHENYRPAYWGTWTKKSSVISARCPLKQDKVLLDYEVDSDEEWEEEEPGESLSHSEGEDEEEGGEDDEDDDGFFVPHGYLSDDEGALEEEDGGDLEKQKLQQKLRAREWDELMSTKKKMKVLEPVVRGCHWEGEDPGLDVFQSYAMVLVEPLPKADNSPSPDAESKKSQREEQLLRKLLPLLHGNFNSSKVIIHEFQEFCRQETTSSSPSEMLSPQSPETVPARKLKRLIKNNAVYEKRSAYRRPCWYVYTEVLARWGMEALPVPCQWTYITTGAREEPRDESQAATGSHGNSPTTPQTSSATASSSKRKSTGSMSITKFMKRCNDPEQRVATDTDGFQADAADDEEDCMIVEAHSGPTKEKQSMEESMEVAPSETAALPESNAAMV; the protein is encoded by the exons ATGGAAGCAAGTGAGGCCATTACTAACAAATGGAGAGCAACTG GTATGAACTGTAAATCGAAACCCAGTGCCAACAAGAAACTTGTACAAG CTCGTCTCCCCTTCAAGCGCTTGAATCCAGAACCAAAAGACAACGAGTTGCCCAAGCGCCCATCTGCACCTGCCTGTGTAGAACCTGGTGTGTCAGATGGAGAAAATGAGAATGGCTCGTCTCCGTCGGTGTTTAATGGACCACCCTTGGTTAATGGCCAGGGCCCACTAGATTGTTTCTTTAGTCACAAGAAGCCTGCCAGCTCAAATGAGAACATTATTGACTTGACTGAGGACGGTCTGTCATCGCCGGCAAAACGTTCAGATGTGCCTGTCTCTCGCTGCACCCCAACAAAGGACAAAAccacatttcctgaaaagttggtCGCTGAACCTACGAAATCAGAAAACGATGACTGCATAGAAGATGAGGACAATAAAGACATGGACACTAAGGATCAGTCAACCATCTCCCTTCTGGAAACAACTCAGGAATCTGATGGTGAACAAGGGGAGCAGAACGAGTCTGGCAATATTTCTAGTTTTGGGAATCATTCGATGTTGTCAGCTACATCGCACAGCTCCTTGTCTGACAGCTCGCCTGAGAAAACCAAGACGGATGAACCTGCCACTGTACCTACA AAGTCGGCGACAACACCAGACAAATCTTTAGAACAGAAACAAGTGAGAAGACGCTCCTCAAAG aGCTTGAAAGAACAGCAAGAAAGGCTTCGGCTGCGGGAGGAGAAGGAACGACTGAAAGAAGAAGCTAAAGCTGCAAAAGAGAAGAAACGTCAAGAAATCCGCCGGCtaaaggaggagaaagagaaggaaaggCGTGAGAAAAAGGAGAGAGATGAAAGAGAGAAGCGTGAGAAAaaggagagggaggaaaaggaaaaagcaGAGAAGTTGAAGGCAAAGGAAGAGCAACGGAAATCGAAGTTGGA AGCCATTGCtgagcagaagagaaagaaagaggaggaaaagaagatgaaggaggaagaaaagcgcgtgaaggaggaagaaaagcgcatgaaggaagagaaagat CGCCTTAAAGCAGAGAAAGCAGAAATCACCAGGTTTCTACAGAAACACAAGACACTGCAGTCTCCCAAA ACTTTGGCAACAGCATGTGGGAAGTTTGCACCGTTCGAGATAAAAGACAACATGTGTATGGCGCCGCTGTGTCGGGTACAGTGTGAGAACTCTGTCCTTGAGGAACTGGATCAATATCTGTTGAAACCGAGTGACAAACTAGGAGGCATTAAAGGTTGGATCAGCCAGAAACCCCGGCGTTCCGGTCCTACCAGACCCAAAAGGCCCAAAGTGCTTGA TAACTGCATACAGATTCATGGGCCCAAAGCTGAGGGTGTGCCTGACCGAAAACATTATGGCTCCATGAAACTGCTGCATTTTCATGAAAACTATCGTCCGGCTTACTGGGGAACATGGACAAAGAAAAGTTCTGTGATCTCTGCACGCTGCCCCTTGAAACAAGACAAG GTGTTGTTAGACTATGAGGTGGACAGCGATGAAGAGTGGGAGGAAGAAGAGCCCGGAGAGTCCCTCTCTCATAGTGAAGGG gaagatgaggaggagggaggtgaagatgatgaagatgatgatggcttCTTTGTTCCTCATGGTTACCTCTCGGATGATGAAGGGGCACTGGAAGAAGAG GATGGCGGTGACCTGGAGAAGCAAAAGCTGCAGCAGAAACTGAGAGCCAGGGAGTGGGATGAGCTGATGTCCaccaagaagaagatgaaggtgcTTGAGCCTGTGGTGAGGGGCTGCCACTGGGAGGGGGAGGACCCTGGTCTAGATGTCTTCCAGTCTTATGCCATGGTGCTGGTGGAGCCTCTACCTAAAGCAGACAACAGCCCCAGTCCTGATGCTGAGTCCAAGAAAAGTCAGCGAGAAGAACAGT TGCTCAGAAAGCTGCTGCCTCTTCTTCATGGGAACTTCAACAGCTCCAAAGTGATCATTCATGAGTTTCAGGAGTTTTGTCGTCAGGAGACCACATCGTCTTCGCCTTCTGAGATGTTAAGTCCCCAGAGTCCTGAGACTGTTCCTGCCAG GAAGCTGAAGCGCCTCATCAAGAACAATGCTGTCTATGAGAAGCGCTCGGCCTACAGACGGCCGTGCTGGTACGTTTACACGGAGGTTTTGGCCCGGTGGGGCATGGAAGCTCTCCCGGTGCCGTGCCAGTGGACCTACATCACCACCGGTGCCCGGGAAGAGCCCCGTGATGAGTCGCAGGCGGCCACAGGCTCCCATGGAAACTCTCCCACAACACCCCAGACCTCCTCCGCCACAGCTTCATCCTCGAAACGAAAAAGCACTGGAAGCATGTCCATCACAAAGTTCATGAAGCGATGCAATGATCCGGAACAGAGAGTAGCAACAGATACGGATGGTTTTCAAGCAGACGCAGCGGACGATGAAGAGGATTGCATGATCGTTGAAGCTCACAGTG GCCCCACCAAAGAGAAGCAGTCGATGGAGGAGTCGATGGAAGTTGCTCCCTCTGAGACGGCGGCTCTCCCTGAGTCCAATGCTGCTATGGTTTGA
- the chaf1a gene encoding chromatin assembly factor 1 subunit A isoform X4 — protein MLAAETTPVDGHLAASTPRRRGMNCKSKPSANKKLVQARLPFKRLNPEPKDNELPKRPSAPACVEPGVSDGENENGSSPSVFNGPPLVNGQGPLDCFFSHKKPASSNENIIDLTEDGLSSPAKRSDVPVSRCTPTKDKTTFPEKLVAEPTKSENDDCIEDEDNKDMDTKDQSTISLLETTQESDGEQGEQNESGNISSFGNHSMLSATSHSSLSDSSPEKTKTDEPATVPTKSATTPDKSLEQKQVRRRSSKSLKEQQERLRLREEKERLKEEAKAAKEKKRQEIRRLKEEKEKERREKKERDEREKREKKEREEKEKAEKLKAKEEQRKSKLEAIAEQKRKKEEEKKMKEEEKRVKEEEKRMKEEKDRLKAEKAEITRFLQKHKTLQSPKTLATACGKFAPFEIKDNMCMAPLCRVQCENSVLEELDQYLLKPSDKLGGIKGWISQKPRRSGPTRPKRPKVLDNCIQIHGPKAEGVPDRKHYGSMKLLHFHENYRPAYWGTWTKKSSVISARCPLKQDKVLLDYEVDSDEEWEEEEPGESLSHSEGEDEEEGGEDDEDDDGFFVPHGYLSDDEGALEEEDGGDLEKQKLQQKLRAREWDELMSTKKKMKVLEPVVRGCHWEGEDPGLDVFQSYAMVLVEPLPKADNSPSPDAESKKSQREEQLLRKLLPLLHGNFNSSKVIIHEFQEFCRQETTSSSPSEMLSPQSPETVPARKLKRLIKNNAVYEKRSAYRRPCWYVYTEVLARWGMEALPVPCQWTYITTGAREEPRDESQAATGSHGNSPTTPQTSSATASSSKRKSTGSMSITKFMKRCNDPEQRVATDTDGFQADAADDEEDCMIVEAHSGPTKEKQSMEESMEVAPSETAALPESNAAMV, from the exons ATGTTAGCCGCGGAAACTACACCAGTGGATGGACACTTGGCAGCGTCGACTCCAAGGAGAAGAG GTATGAACTGTAAATCGAAACCCAGTGCCAACAAGAAACTTGTACAAG CTCGTCTCCCCTTCAAGCGCTTGAATCCAGAACCAAAAGACAACGAGTTGCCCAAGCGCCCATCTGCACCTGCCTGTGTAGAACCTGGTGTGTCAGATGGAGAAAATGAGAATGGCTCGTCTCCGTCGGTGTTTAATGGACCACCCTTGGTTAATGGCCAGGGCCCACTAGATTGTTTCTTTAGTCACAAGAAGCCTGCCAGCTCAAATGAGAACATTATTGACTTGACTGAGGACGGTCTGTCATCGCCGGCAAAACGTTCAGATGTGCCTGTCTCTCGCTGCACCCCAACAAAGGACAAAAccacatttcctgaaaagttggtCGCTGAACCTACGAAATCAGAAAACGATGACTGCATAGAAGATGAGGACAATAAAGACATGGACACTAAGGATCAGTCAACCATCTCCCTTCTGGAAACAACTCAGGAATCTGATGGTGAACAAGGGGAGCAGAACGAGTCTGGCAATATTTCTAGTTTTGGGAATCATTCGATGTTGTCAGCTACATCGCACAGCTCCTTGTCTGACAGCTCGCCTGAGAAAACCAAGACGGATGAACCTGCCACTGTACCTACA AAGTCGGCGACAACACCAGACAAATCTTTAGAACAGAAACAAGTGAGAAGACGCTCCTCAAAG aGCTTGAAAGAACAGCAAGAAAGGCTTCGGCTGCGGGAGGAGAAGGAACGACTGAAAGAAGAAGCTAAAGCTGCAAAAGAGAAGAAACGTCAAGAAATCCGCCGGCtaaaggaggagaaagagaaggaaaggCGTGAGAAAAAGGAGAGAGATGAAAGAGAGAAGCGTGAGAAAaaggagagggaggaaaaggaaaaagcaGAGAAGTTGAAGGCAAAGGAAGAGCAACGGAAATCGAAGTTGGA AGCCATTGCtgagcagaagagaaagaaagaggaggaaaagaagatgaaggaggaagaaaagcgcgtgaaggaggaagaaaagcgcatgaaggaagagaaagat CGCCTTAAAGCAGAGAAAGCAGAAATCACCAGGTTTCTACAGAAACACAAGACACTGCAGTCTCCCAAA ACTTTGGCAACAGCATGTGGGAAGTTTGCACCGTTCGAGATAAAAGACAACATGTGTATGGCGCCGCTGTGTCGGGTACAGTGTGAGAACTCTGTCCTTGAGGAACTGGATCAATATCTGTTGAAACCGAGTGACAAACTAGGAGGCATTAAAGGTTGGATCAGCCAGAAACCCCGGCGTTCCGGTCCTACCAGACCCAAAAGGCCCAAAGTGCTTGA TAACTGCATACAGATTCATGGGCCCAAAGCTGAGGGTGTGCCTGACCGAAAACATTATGGCTCCATGAAACTGCTGCATTTTCATGAAAACTATCGTCCGGCTTACTGGGGAACATGGACAAAGAAAAGTTCTGTGATCTCTGCACGCTGCCCCTTGAAACAAGACAAG GTGTTGTTAGACTATGAGGTGGACAGCGATGAAGAGTGGGAGGAAGAAGAGCCCGGAGAGTCCCTCTCTCATAGTGAAGGG gaagatgaggaggagggaggtgaagatgatgaagatgatgatggcttCTTTGTTCCTCATGGTTACCTCTCGGATGATGAAGGGGCACTGGAAGAAGAG GATGGCGGTGACCTGGAGAAGCAAAAGCTGCAGCAGAAACTGAGAGCCAGGGAGTGGGATGAGCTGATGTCCaccaagaagaagatgaaggtgcTTGAGCCTGTGGTGAGGGGCTGCCACTGGGAGGGGGAGGACCCTGGTCTAGATGTCTTCCAGTCTTATGCCATGGTGCTGGTGGAGCCTCTACCTAAAGCAGACAACAGCCCCAGTCCTGATGCTGAGTCCAAGAAAAGTCAGCGAGAAGAACAGT TGCTCAGAAAGCTGCTGCCTCTTCTTCATGGGAACTTCAACAGCTCCAAAGTGATCATTCATGAGTTTCAGGAGTTTTGTCGTCAGGAGACCACATCGTCTTCGCCTTCTGAGATGTTAAGTCCCCAGAGTCCTGAGACTGTTCCTGCCAG GAAGCTGAAGCGCCTCATCAAGAACAATGCTGTCTATGAGAAGCGCTCGGCCTACAGACGGCCGTGCTGGTACGTTTACACGGAGGTTTTGGCCCGGTGGGGCATGGAAGCTCTCCCGGTGCCGTGCCAGTGGACCTACATCACCACCGGTGCCCGGGAAGAGCCCCGTGATGAGTCGCAGGCGGCCACAGGCTCCCATGGAAACTCTCCCACAACACCCCAGACCTCCTCCGCCACAGCTTCATCCTCGAAACGAAAAAGCACTGGAAGCATGTCCATCACAAAGTTCATGAAGCGATGCAATGATCCGGAACAGAGAGTAGCAACAGATACGGATGGTTTTCAAGCAGACGCAGCGGACGATGAAGAGGATTGCATGATCGTTGAAGCTCACAGTG GCCCCACCAAAGAGAAGCAGTCGATGGAGGAGTCGATGGAAGTTGCTCCCTCTGAGACGGCGGCTCTCCCTGAGTCCAATGCTGCTATGGTTTGA
- the chaf1a gene encoding chromatin assembly factor 1 subunit A isoform X2 encodes MEASMNCKSKPSANKKLVQARLPFKRLNPEPKDNELPKRPSAPACVEPGVSDGENENGSSPSVFNGPPLVNGQGPLDCFFSHKKPASSNENIIDLTEDGLSSPAKRSDVPVSRCTPTKDKTTFPEKLVAEPTKSENDDCIEDEDNKDMDTKDQSTISLLETTQESDGEQGEQNESGNISSFGNHSMLSATSHSSLSDSSPEKTKTDEPATVPTKSATTPDKSLEQKQVRRRSSKSLKEQQERLRLREEKERLKEEAKAAKEKKRQEIRRLKEEKEKERREKKERDEREKREKKEREEKEKAEKLKAKEEQRKSKLEAIAEQKRKKEEEKKMKEEEKRVKEEEKRMKEEKDRLKAEKAEITRFLQKHKTLQSPKTLATACGKFAPFEIKDNMCMAPLCRVQCENSVLEELDQYLLKPSDKLGGIKGWISQKPRRSGPTRPKRPKVLDNCIQIHGPKAEGVPDRKHYGSMKLLHFHENYRPAYWGTWTKKSSVISARCPLKQDKVLLDYEVDSDEEWEEEEPGESLSHSEGEDEEEGGEDDEDDDGFFVPHGYLSDDEGALEEEDGGDLEKQKLQQKLRAREWDELMSTKKKMKVLEPVVRGCHWEGEDPGLDVFQSYAMVLVEPLPKADNSPSPDAESKKSQREEQLLRKLLPLLHGNFNSSKVIIHEFQEFCRQETTSSSPSEMLSPQSPETVPARKLKRLIKNNAVYEKRSAYRRPCWYVYTEVLARWGMEALPVPCQWTYITTGAREEPRDESQAATGSHGNSPTTPQTSSATASSSKRKSTGSMSITKFMKRCNDPEQRVATDTDGFQADAADDEEDCMIVEAHSGPTKEKQSMEESMEVAPSETAALPESNAAMV; translated from the exons ATGGAAGCAA GTATGAACTGTAAATCGAAACCCAGTGCCAACAAGAAACTTGTACAAG CTCGTCTCCCCTTCAAGCGCTTGAATCCAGAACCAAAAGACAACGAGTTGCCCAAGCGCCCATCTGCACCTGCCTGTGTAGAACCTGGTGTGTCAGATGGAGAAAATGAGAATGGCTCGTCTCCGTCGGTGTTTAATGGACCACCCTTGGTTAATGGCCAGGGCCCACTAGATTGTTTCTTTAGTCACAAGAAGCCTGCCAGCTCAAATGAGAACATTATTGACTTGACTGAGGACGGTCTGTCATCGCCGGCAAAACGTTCAGATGTGCCTGTCTCTCGCTGCACCCCAACAAAGGACAAAAccacatttcctgaaaagttggtCGCTGAACCTACGAAATCAGAAAACGATGACTGCATAGAAGATGAGGACAATAAAGACATGGACACTAAGGATCAGTCAACCATCTCCCTTCTGGAAACAACTCAGGAATCTGATGGTGAACAAGGGGAGCAGAACGAGTCTGGCAATATTTCTAGTTTTGGGAATCATTCGATGTTGTCAGCTACATCGCACAGCTCCTTGTCTGACAGCTCGCCTGAGAAAACCAAGACGGATGAACCTGCCACTGTACCTACA AAGTCGGCGACAACACCAGACAAATCTTTAGAACAGAAACAAGTGAGAAGACGCTCCTCAAAG aGCTTGAAAGAACAGCAAGAAAGGCTTCGGCTGCGGGAGGAGAAGGAACGACTGAAAGAAGAAGCTAAAGCTGCAAAAGAGAAGAAACGTCAAGAAATCCGCCGGCtaaaggaggagaaagagaaggaaaggCGTGAGAAAAAGGAGAGAGATGAAAGAGAGAAGCGTGAGAAAaaggagagggaggaaaaggaaaaagcaGAGAAGTTGAAGGCAAAGGAAGAGCAACGGAAATCGAAGTTGGA AGCCATTGCtgagcagaagagaaagaaagaggaggaaaagaagatgaaggaggaagaaaagcgcgtgaaggaggaagaaaagcgcatgaaggaagagaaagat CGCCTTAAAGCAGAGAAAGCAGAAATCACCAGGTTTCTACAGAAACACAAGACACTGCAGTCTCCCAAA ACTTTGGCAACAGCATGTGGGAAGTTTGCACCGTTCGAGATAAAAGACAACATGTGTATGGCGCCGCTGTGTCGGGTACAGTGTGAGAACTCTGTCCTTGAGGAACTGGATCAATATCTGTTGAAACCGAGTGACAAACTAGGAGGCATTAAAGGTTGGATCAGCCAGAAACCCCGGCGTTCCGGTCCTACCAGACCCAAAAGGCCCAAAGTGCTTGA TAACTGCATACAGATTCATGGGCCCAAAGCTGAGGGTGTGCCTGACCGAAAACATTATGGCTCCATGAAACTGCTGCATTTTCATGAAAACTATCGTCCGGCTTACTGGGGAACATGGACAAAGAAAAGTTCTGTGATCTCTGCACGCTGCCCCTTGAAACAAGACAAG GTGTTGTTAGACTATGAGGTGGACAGCGATGAAGAGTGGGAGGAAGAAGAGCCCGGAGAGTCCCTCTCTCATAGTGAAGGG gaagatgaggaggagggaggtgaagatgatgaagatgatgatggcttCTTTGTTCCTCATGGTTACCTCTCGGATGATGAAGGGGCACTGGAAGAAGAG GATGGCGGTGACCTGGAGAAGCAAAAGCTGCAGCAGAAACTGAGAGCCAGGGAGTGGGATGAGCTGATGTCCaccaagaagaagatgaaggtgcTTGAGCCTGTGGTGAGGGGCTGCCACTGGGAGGGGGAGGACCCTGGTCTAGATGTCTTCCAGTCTTATGCCATGGTGCTGGTGGAGCCTCTACCTAAAGCAGACAACAGCCCCAGTCCTGATGCTGAGTCCAAGAAAAGTCAGCGAGAAGAACAGT TGCTCAGAAAGCTGCTGCCTCTTCTTCATGGGAACTTCAACAGCTCCAAAGTGATCATTCATGAGTTTCAGGAGTTTTGTCGTCAGGAGACCACATCGTCTTCGCCTTCTGAGATGTTAAGTCCCCAGAGTCCTGAGACTGTTCCTGCCAG GAAGCTGAAGCGCCTCATCAAGAACAATGCTGTCTATGAGAAGCGCTCGGCCTACAGACGGCCGTGCTGGTACGTTTACACGGAGGTTTTGGCCCGGTGGGGCATGGAAGCTCTCCCGGTGCCGTGCCAGTGGACCTACATCACCACCGGTGCCCGGGAAGAGCCCCGTGATGAGTCGCAGGCGGCCACAGGCTCCCATGGAAACTCTCCCACAACACCCCAGACCTCCTCCGCCACAGCTTCATCCTCGAAACGAAAAAGCACTGGAAGCATGTCCATCACAAAGTTCATGAAGCGATGCAATGATCCGGAACAGAGAGTAGCAACAGATACGGATGGTTTTCAAGCAGACGCAGCGGACGATGAAGAGGATTGCATGATCGTTGAAGCTCACAGTG GCCCCACCAAAGAGAAGCAGTCGATGGAGGAGTCGATGGAAGTTGCTCCCTCTGAGACGGCGGCTCTCCCTGAGTCCAATGCTGCTATGGTTTGA